The following coding sequences lie in one Haematobia irritans isolate KBUSLIRL chromosome 3, ASM5000362v1, whole genome shotgun sequence genomic window:
- the LOC142231130 gene encoding neprilysin-1-like — MTLIRKSAINLLVFRLIALASNVNFVNSENEANRRQLEIIETSMDSQIDPCEDFYQYSCAKWNNRNMFYIVKDQANKDLDDYIKVIDLENKPAFVNMAYDFFQSCVNIENISIWQYLVWLEENENLNLTTQLSDLYKIEDMDWIRLLAVMHKYDFGGFIFDTAIIEKGESPSEVNINLSRPKKRLRPLSTRQMEDIASSIDNDIEEGEFNLFWVYTRTFESMLQELLVMAHDDTDEKNVEDIDIDNINLPWLRQYLETVMGDIPATTKVKINVEDLSYFRRLEALVNLYDNRFIGKYLLLKFIWYMIGQTDDFSEKFGCMESTRNQLPFAMHWVYEQMRTDINEDMWDTHQMFHTIKMQMKKELLRNKNLLNDTTLIHLLYKLDNLQLKVANLPRENTIEILENFYSKLDIDIYDFYGNHLKLLAFNRKRKDLGLSQGARTEASRFFQPNTKPELENYTPNFLDESHVVYIPNSVLQSPMYNNSFHDVFKYSNLGVTLAHEILHAFDFGIFHRGIDGKIIDTHQEAMITNPKFNESFQCMHSQYKNAKDDRIADIRGLHYAYEALAKKLQLNGTEDFTFEQQGIFMSLDKIFYLNFALSYCDSSPKSGDKYHGTVQDRVNDSVYYSSKFNEAFNLIITPLELQSNVIIDYKAMIKENNSHK, encoded by the coding sequence ATGACACTGATCAGAAAGTCTGCAATAAATCTACTAGTGTTCCGGCTTATcgcattggcatctaatgtgaatttTGTAAACTCTGAAAATGAGGCAAATCGAAGACAACTTGAAATAATCGAAACCTCTATGGATTCTCAAATTGATCCTTGTGAAGATTTCTATCAATACAGTTGTGCCAAGTGGAATAACAGGAATATGTTTTATATCGTAAAAGATCAAGCAAACAAGGATTTAGACGATTACATAAAAGTCATAGACTTGGAGAATAAACCTGCATTTGTGAATATGGCTTATGATTTTTTTCAGTCCTGTGTGAATATTGAAAATATCTCAATATGGCAATATTTAGTTTGGCTAGAGGAAAATGAGAATTTAAATTTGACCACCCAACTCAGTGATCTATACAAAATCGAAGATATGGACTGGATACGTTTATTGGCTGTTATGCACAAATATGATTTCGGAGGATTTATTTTCGACACTGCTATAATCGAAAAGGGGGAATCCCCAAGTGAAGTTAACATTAATTTGAGTAGACCGAAAAAGCGTTTACGACCGCTTTCTACCAGGCAAATGGAAGATATTGCATCAAGCATTGATAATGACATTGAAGAGGgtgaattcaatttattttgggTATATACCCGAACATTTGAATCTATGCTGCAAGAACTTTTAGTGATGGCCCATGATGATACTGATGAAAAGAACGTTGAAGATATTGATATTGACAATATCAATCTACCATGGCTAAGACAATACTTGGAAACTGTTATGGGAGATATACCCGCAACAACTAAAGTGAAAATCAATGTGGAAGACCTTTCCTATTTCAGACGTTTGGAAGCTCTGGTGAATCTCTATGACAATCGCTtcattggaaaatatttattactaaaatTCATATGGTACATGATCGGGCAAACTGACGACTTCTCTGAAAAGTTTGGTTGCATGGAATCTACACGAAATCAACTTCCATTTGCCATGCACTGGGTTTATGAGCAAATGCGAACGGATATTAATGAAGACATGTGGGATACCCATCAAATGTTTCACACCATCAAAATGCAAATGAAAAAGGAgttattaagaaataaaaatcttctcAATGATACCACGTTGATACATCTTCTGTATAAACTTGATAATTTGCAATTAAAAGTGGCAAACTTGCCCCGAGAGAATACCATCGAGatattggaaaatttctatTCAAAGTTAGATATcgatatatatgatttttatggaaatcatTTGAAATTGCTTGCTTTCAATAGAAAGCGGAAAGATTTAGGCCTTTCCCAAGGAGCCCGTACTGAAGCAAGCCGATTTTTTCAACCAAACACAAAACCAGAGTTGGAAAATTATACACCCAATTTTTTAGACGAATCGCATGTAGTTTATATACCCAATTCAGTGCTACAGAGTCCCATGTATAATAACAGCTTCCACGATGTTTTCAAATACAGCAACCTAGGAGTTACTCTGGCACATGAAATACTCCATGCTTTTGATTTTGGCATCTTCCATAGAGGTATTGATGGTAAAATCATTGATACTCATCAGGAGGCAATGATAACAAATCCGAAATTTAATGAAAGCTTCCAGTGTATGCACTCACAATATAAAAATGCAAAAGATGATAGAATTGCTGATATCCGTGGTTTACATTATGCTTACGAAGCTCTTGCCAAAAAGTTGCAATTAAATGGCACTGAAGATTTCACATTCGAGCAGCAAGGGATTTTTATGTcactggacaaaatattctatttgaattttgctctatCCTATTGTGATAGTTCACCTAAAAGTGGTGACAAATATCACGGTACAGTTCAGGATCGTGTTAATGATTCCGTTTATTATTCTTCGAAGTTCAATGAAGCTTTCAATT